AATTTACAACATTAAGCACGATATCAGCTTCGATGATCACATCCCGGGCAACTCTCTCCTCATCATTAAATGATGAGACACCATATATTCCCGGGGTATCAAGAATTTCATAATTTTTCCAGGTACCTGTACTTACTGAAACGGTTGTACCGGGGAAATTCGAAACATCAACATAAACTCCACTCAGATAATTGAACACGAGCGATTTGCCCACATTGGGATTGCCAACGAGGACAACCCTCTTTCTCTCAACGAGTGGTTCGTTCAAATTTGGAGTCTGTAATAAATCTTTCGGGCTTACTTTTATGCCCGTGGCTTCTGTTCTCATTGTCAAAGTTCTTCTGAAATTAATATCTGCGACGCCAGTTCATATCCCAGCGCAATCTCCTGCCGGTTCTTCTGTATAACTACAGTGCCTCCCGGCAATCTCTCAAGACAAAATATTCTGTCACCCTCGCTTATACCAAATCTGATTAACTGTACTTTCAGCACTCCGTGTGGCAGAGCCATCACAGTAAAATATTTCCCTTTACGGGCTGAATCAAGCGTTCTTTTTTCCATTATACCAGGGGCAATCCGGTTTTTTCTCACACCGGGCAAAAATATTGTATGAATAGCTCGAGGTTTTATAACCAAGATTTTCACCGATTTCCTTCGACATCTCTTCGAGTCTGTGTTCCGTAAACTCCACAATCCTTCCACAATCCATACATACAAGGTGGAAGTGATTCTGTCTCTTGAAATTGCTTTCGTAATAGTTTACTTTGTTTGAAAAATTGCGGAGGGATAAAAGTTCTGCCTGACAGAGGAGTTCGAGTGTATTATACACGGTTGCCCGCGATACATGCGAGTGGTTGTTCTTCATCGAAATAAAAAGTTCGTCAGCGCTAAAATGACCGTCAAACTCCAATGCCGCTTCAAGAACTTCGAATCTTTCGGGTGTTATTCTGTTGCTTCCCCGTTTGAGGAAATCTCTGAATAACTCGGTTGCCTGGTTGTTTTTCACTTCTTCTTAAAATTATTTAGATTTAATCTACATAAAAATAACATTTACCCGGCAATTAAACAAATAAAATTTCTGTCGCTTGAAAATAGATTTTTCTCCGACTTCCATTTGAATGATTTTTATCATATTATTTAATTAATTTACCATGTAAATCATTCAATTTTTGAACCAATGAATACTACTAAATTGAACCCGATAATAAAATTCCTTGTATTACTTTTCCTCTTTCCGTTTTTTGCTCAGGCACAGTTTACATCATCCAATCTTCCCATTGTAATAATAAATACCAACGGGCAGATTATTATTGATGATGAAAAAATAACTGCTGACATGGGAGTAATATATAACGGAGAGGGCGTCCGCAATTATATGACCGACCCCCGTAATCACTACAACGGTAAGATCGGCATTGAGATCAGAGGCTCAAGCACACAAATGTTCCCTAAAAAAGGTTATGCTGTTGAAACCAGAGACTCGACCGGGGAAAATCTTAATGTACAATTACTCGGTATGCCATCCGAAAACGACTGGGTCTTCAACGCAGAGTATAACGACAAAACATTAATGAGGAATGTGCTTGTTTATGACATGGCAAGAAGAACCATGAAATATGCATCAAGGTCACGCTACTTCGAACTCGTTCTCAACGGTGAGTATATCGGCACTTATGTTCTTCTGGAAAAAATTAAAAACGATAAAAACAGAGTCTATATAAAAGAACTTGACCCGGAAGATATCACGGATGACGCACTCACAGGTGGTTACATTGTCAAGGTCGACAAACTTGACGGTGAAGACAATGGCGGATGGTATTCAAACTATCCTCCCTACCCGGGTGCCACACAGTCTATATATTATCAGTTCCACATCCCAAAAGCCTCCGATATTGTCCCGCAACAAATTAATTACATAAAGGCTTTCGTAACCAATTTTGAAAGCGTTATGGCTTCCCCTCAATACGAGGATTCGCTTTATGGTTACCCTTCCATTATTGATGAAACTTCATTTGCCGACATGTTTCTTATCAGCGAAGTCTCGAGAAATGTTGATGCTTACCGTCTGAGTGCCTACATGTATAAAGACCGTGATTCAAGGGACAGGAAACTATATGCCGGACCAGCCTGGGATTTTAACCATTCCCTCGGAAATGCCAATTATTACGACTCCTGGCTCGGAAACGGGTGGCAACTCGATGTTCTCACCAGCGATACGAGTTTCCTGTACAATGACTATTTCCAGGTCCCCTTCTGGTGGAAAAAATTTAAGGATTCCCCAAGATTCAAAGCAAAAGTGAAGGAAAGATGGGCAATCCTCAAAAACACAGCTTTCGATAAAAACCGGATTTTTGGTGTGATCGATTCGCTGGTGACCTATCTGAATGAAAGTCAGACCCGCAACTTCCAAAAATGGCCCATCCTCGGTCAGTGGGTATGGCCTAACTGGTATGTGGGACAGACTTATCAGGACGAGATTACCTATCTGAAGAACTGGATAAACGGGAGACTGCTTTGGGTAAACTATGCGATAAATCTCTTTACCAGCACTGAAGATGAGAAACCACTCCCTGAAGATATTCTCCTTATCTCCAACTATCCAAACCCGTTCAATCCCGTTACAAATGTGGATTATCAGATTCCGGGGAATGGCACAGCGAATATTTCCGTCTTTTCCGCAGATGGGAGCCTCGTTTCAACTCTCTTCTCGGGTGAAGTTACAAAAGGAAGGTATAAAGTGGAATTTGATGCAGGTAATTTGAGACTTGCCTCCGGGTTTTATCCTGTGGTAATTTCCTATTACCCTGAAAACGGTGTGATGCAAAAGAAAACTGCAAAAGTGATTTATTTGAAATAAATTTATCCACTTCAAGTGAGGTACATTCAGTAAAGATGCTCGAATTACGAAACATTACAAAAACTTTTGGAAAGACAACTGTAGTTGATAATATATCAATTACTATTGGCGAGGGTGAATTTTTCTGTCTTTTGGGACCCAGCGGTTGTGGGAAAACGACCCTCCTGAGAATGATTGCAGGATTTGAGACTCCAACAAAAGGCTCGATCATATTGAACGGTCTGGATATCACTTCTCTTCCCGCTTATAAAAGGGATTTCAACCTCGTTTTCCAGAATTTTGCATTGTTTCCACATCTTTCGGTTTATGATAATGTGGCTTACGGTCTGAAAGTGAAAAGAGTCGCTGCATCCGAGATTGAGGAGAGAGTAAATCAGACACTCGATTCCCTCGGTTTGCAGGGTTTTGGGAAAAGACTCCCCTCAACCCTTTCAGGCGGGCAGCAACAAAGAGTGGCGGTTGCCAGGGCAATCATCAACCGCCCCAAAATATTACTCCTCGATGAGCCATTGTCCTCACTCGATAAAAAAATTGCAGAACGAACCCTCATGGAGCTCACTGATCTGCAGAAAAACCTCGGAATCACCTTTTTATATGTAACTCACAATCAACATGAAGCCCTTTCTCTTGCCGACAGGATAGCACTGATAAACAATGGAAAAATCTCACAACTGGCTTCCCCGGCTGAGTTGTACGAAAAACCTGCTGACCGTTTCACAGCCGGCTTTATCGGTAAAATGAATTTTCTACCCGCCGAGGTTTTGAGCAGGGATGACAACCACTACAAAATTAGACTTTTCGACTCACACACAATCAACTTCAAGTCGAACGGTGAATTCCGTCTCGGAAACAGTTCCTACTTTTGCCTGAGACCCGAAAATATTTCGATATCTACAAATCCTGATCAAATTACAGGAAACTCCCTCCCCGCAGTTCTAAAGCACAGGGTCTATCTCGGTGACTCCCTCGATTTTGAATTTGTTACTGAAAACGGTACCCCCTTGCATGTGAAATCACACCGCCATTTAGGAAATGGCGACTTGAATTCCATAATCCCCGGTGCACAATGTTTCCTTAAGTGGGAAGACTCTTCAGGTTGGATAGTTAGTGAAAACTAAAAAAAGAGATTTTCTTTTTTATCTCGCTCCGCCGGGATTTTGGCTGTTCATCTTCTTTTTTATCCCTCTCGTTCTCATTGCAGGCTATGCTTTTGCGATAAAAGATGCATACGGTGGAATAAAGGAAGGATTCACCTTCGAAAATTTTAGTCAGGTGTTTGAACCCCTTTATCTCGGTGTCTTTGTCAGATCGTTGCTGGTCTCGTTTGGAGTAACGGTCACGACAGTGTTACTTGGATATCCTGTCGCCTATTACTTGAGTTTTACACGAAGCAGGTTAAAATACTTTTTACTCTTTTGCATTACACTTCCATTGTGGACCAATTTTCTTGTGAAGGTTTATTCATTCATCATTCTGCTAGGTGAAAACGGACTCGTAAACAATTTTCTGATCTGGTGCGGACTTGTTGATAAACCTCTGGCTCTGATCAACAATACATTTTCACTCTTCCTGTCGTTCGTTTATATCAACCTTCCTTTCCTCATTATGCCGGTCTATGCCTCGCTCGACAAAATAGACCATTCATACATAGAAGCATCGCAGGACCTTGGGGCAGGGAGAGTAAAGACATTCTGGAAAATTATTGTCCCCTGGTCGGCTCCGGGACTTGCAGCCGGAATCGTATTTGTGTTCGTTCCAACTCTCACAAATTTCCTCGTCCCCGAATTTCTCGGTGGAATAAACAACTATATGATCGGGAATCTGATCACACAACAGTTCTCGCATGCAAGAAATCTCCCTCTCGGTGCCGCTTTCAGTTCGATAATTGTGCTCCTCGTGGTTATACTCACAGCCGCTTATCTTAAATATTTCAATCCTTACACCCAACATGAGGATTCGAATGAACGGTAACGCAGGTGAAGAACGCTTTGAAAAGCAGAGTATAAAAGTCTCCAAAGGAACCGTCTTTACTGCATTTACCATTGGACTCTTCCTTCTCTTCCCCGTGATAATAACAATGATTTTTTCTTTTAACGAGTCGAACAGAATTACATCGTGGGAAGGATTCAGTCTGAAGTGGTACCGGAGTGCATTCGAGAATATATCACTCTGGGCTGCAATCAAGAATACCGTAATCGTGGCTGTTGCCAATACTTTTTTCTCTACAATTCTTGGTACACTCGCAGCATACGGGATGGCTCGATACAATTTCAAATTCAAGTCAGTCTTCAGAAATTTTATCTATATCCCTGTGATTCTGCCTGAAGTCATTTTTGGAATAGCACTGCTTACGCTTTTCAACGCACTGGGTTTGGGACTGGGGCTCACTACTGTAATTATATCTCACATTACCTTTTCTGTTTCATTTGTAATTCTGATTGTGGGTGCACGCCTCGATCATTTTGATTTTAAACTTGAGGAAGCAAGTCTCGATCTGGGAGCAACCCCTTCGGCCACATTTTTCAAAGTTGTCCTCCCTGTCATCTACCCGGGAGTACTCTCGGCAGCAATTTTTGCTTTCACTTTGAGTGTGGATGATTTTATCATCACTTTTTTTACCGCAGGAACAGGGGCATCCACACTTCCCGTAAAAATCTACTCAATGATCAAATTTGCGATCACTCCCGAGATTAACGCAGTCTCTACCATTCTGATCATACTAACCTCCATCGCCCTTGTTTCTTCATTTTTTCTGCAAAAATCGAATCTGCTCGAAAAAATCAAACCCCGCTATATAGTTTCTGTTTTTATCATTTTTACACTCGGTATTGCCTCTGTTTCCTTCTATCTCGGAAACCGTGAACAGTTGAATGTTTTCATCTGGACTGAATACATTGATCAAAAAATAATTGATGAATTCGAAGCAAAATATGATATCAAAGTAAATCTCGATTATTACAGCAACAACGAAGAGATGTTGTCAAAACTGCAGATGGGATATAACGGATACGATCTCATCTTCCCTTCCGATTATATGGTGGATATCATGCTAAAAAAGGGAATGTTGCGCAAAATCGACAAGGAAACCCTCACCAACTACAGATTTATCGACCGGTCGTTCAAATCGGGTTATTTCGACCCCAAAGGAGATTTTCATATCCCCTATGCCTATGGTTACATGGGTATAGTTTACAACAGGGAAATGGTGAAAAACCCGCCTGCATCGTGGAGCATCCTTTGGGATGAGCGCTACAAAGGGAAGATCATCATGATGAATGACATGAGAGAGGTTTTCTCAGTGGTGTACAATTATCTTGGAATGGATATAGAAAAAAGAAGTGAAGTCGACCTGGAACGGGCTCTGACGATGCTAAAAGATCAAAAGAGGCTGCTAAAGAAATATGAGAGCAGTGTCGTCCAGGAATATCTCTACTCAGGCGAAGTGTGGCTCGCCCATACAGACCTCGGTACAGCCCTGAAAATTATGCAGAATGATCCGAAATTTGATTTTATCGCTCCAATTGAAGGAACCAATATCTTCCTCGACAATATGAGCATACCCGCACAGGCACCCAACTGGCAAAATGCCCTGAAATTCATCAACTTCCTTCTCGAACCCCGGAACACCGCCCTCAACATTGCAAAAGTTCTCTACCCAATGCCAAATACAGGTGCTGTCGAATTTCTCCCTGAACAGATAAAGAAGAATAAACTCCTCTTCCCCACACCCGAACAGATAAAATCATTCACCATGCTGAAAGACCTTGGCGACTTTAACACAAAACTCGATATTGCCTGGACAAGGCTGATGAATTATTAGATTTTTTTCTCTCTCCTCATCTCCCATATTTTCATATAGGTGAGGAGATTTGTAAGAGCGTGAAGGATTGAGATTATCAGTCCTTCAACTCCATCTGTGAAACCTCGGCGGAGGATGTAGTGCTGAAGGAAGGCTGCAAGCGGATTTACTATAAAATTCAATGGTGTGGAGCGTTTTGTAAGAAAGCTTTCCTCGGCTTCAAGGGTGGAATAATTGTTGATTTTTGCAAAGGTGCTTTTAAGGTCAAAGTGGGTGTAGTGAAGTATATCCCCTTTTAGGTAACCGATCTTGCCATTCACAACAAATCCTTCATGGACTTTTCGATCCGTGAGTTTCGTTAGGCTTTTTTTGAAAAGTCGAAGTTGAAATCCGGGATACCAGCCGCACGATTTTATCCATTTCCCGTTGAAAAAAGTTTTGCGGGGGATGTAAAAGCCATCAAACGAGGGGACTGCCTGAAGTGTACCCGTGATTTCGTTTTTCAACTCTTCTGAAACTTCCTCATCAGCGTCGAGACTCAGAACCCATTCATTTGAACAGCTCCTAAGGGCAAAATCTTTCTGTTCCGAAAAACCCTTCCAGTCATTGTGGATTACTTTTGCTCCCAGAGATTTAGCGATCTCTACAGTCCCGTCCTTGCTTCCGGAATCTACCACAATTATTTCATCAGCCCAGGCAACGCTTTTCAAACAACGGGCAATATTTTTTTCTTCGTTCAGGGTGATAATAGATATCGATATTTTTTGCAAGATCAGCCTAAAAATTTCTTCCGTGTTTCAGGAGTCGGAATTCTACATACCTCTTCCCTGCCGAAAAACCTGTATCTGTTCCTGGCGATGAGGGAATAAACTCCGTTTCGAATAAAAGGGGGAACAATAATGAAGATATATAACAGTCCGAAAAAACCACCGAGCTCTCTCGCCACCCGAAGGCCGGCACTCGAACTTGTGAAATGATTTTCACCATTCAGGAGGATAAAAGTATCAAAATCTGTTTGTGAGAGTTTTAATTTGGAGAGGGTTTCCTGTCCAAGTTCTGACTGAAGGGATGCAAAACGGAATTTATCGTTTTTATCCCTGTCAATAATAAAATTCACCCAAAAATTGCAGAAATTACACACCCCGTCGAACAGGATTACAAATTTATCTTTTGGGATATCAGACATCTTCTATCCGTGAGAGCTTGATCATTTCGATTCTTCTCGCAGAGGAGCGTATGATATGAACCTTAAACAGACCGGCAGTAACTATCTCACCCTGAGCCGGAATTCTCCCCGTCTCCGCCATTATGAATCCGCCAATCGTATTGTAATCTCCATCCGGAATGCCAAGATCAAATTTTTCATTGATGCTGTCAACTTCAACATCCCCGCCGATAAGATATTCGTTATCCCCTGTCTGACGGCAGACATTCTCTTCAACATCATATTCATCTTTTATTTCGCCAAACACTTCCTCTATCAGGTCTTCCGCAGTTACGATTCCGGCGGTTCCTCCAAATTCATCTATCACAACCGCGATCGAGATTCTCTCCCTCAGGAAATCATTGAGCATATCAACGCTTTTTTTGGTCTCGGGAACATTCAAAATCTGACGGACAATTTCAGACAGATTCGCCGGCTGCTTAAAGAGGTCGTAGGCAAGCACAAATCCCGTTATGTTGTCAAGATTGTCTTCGTACACAGGGAGTTTAGAGTAACCTGATTCGATGAATGTTTCAATAACTTCCTCAAGACTGCTGTTTATTTCCACACCCACAATTTCGGTTCTGGGTCTCATTGCCTCATTAACCCGCTGATCCTGCATATCAATGAGTTTTCTGATCGCCTGTCCCTCTTTTTTATTAACATTCCCGGCATTCTCCCCTTCTTCAATGAGCAACTGCAAATCCTCACGACGAACCAGATCAAGTAGTGAATCGGAAGTTGATTTTTTGCGACTGATTAAGAGGGTGAAGTAACTCGCCAGTTTAACGAGAGGGTAGAATATCACATAAAGACCCCGCATTGGAATGGCGAAAACAAGCAACAAAGTTGTACTGAGTTCCCTGCCAATATATTTTGGGATCAGCTCGCCAAAAAACAAAATAACCAAAGTGGATATTATCAGAATCTCAAATTCATTTAATCCAAAATGATCCACTAAAAAAATGGTGGAAATGGAGGCGAAAGTGATATTCGCAATATTATTGCCGATCAGAAGTGTGGAAAAGAATTTCTCGGGATTATTGATAAAATAATGCGCAGCCTTCGCACCGGGGTTGTTCTTCCCTGCTTTTATCTCAATTTTGAGTTTGTTGGAAACTATATATGCCATTTCAGTACCCGAGAAGAAGGCACTCATCAAAATCAAAATTCCGAGAAGAAGAAGTTGTGTCTCCATCAGTATGTTCTCTTTACCTCGATACCTTCGATTTTACCGGCAAATATTTCTCCTTTGTATCTGATCTCAAGCTTAAGGTCCACTGCTTTTAAATCCTTCAATCCGGATGTGCTGTTCCGTTCCTTTGAGGAAAATCTAAAATTAATAAAACTTGATTTACCCGGTTTCTGAAGTTTGTTATCCTCGGGGAGGATTATGAACGGAAACTTCTTTATCTCTTTACCTTCCGCATATATTGTGGCATTCAAACAGACAATGCTGTCGATTTCGGGTTTTTCCCAGGCAGCAAACATCGCTTCACCTGTAAAAAGAAAACCGTTGGGGCCACCCGGCATCATATCAATCCAGGCTTCCGCCCTGTCGATCTTAAGAAAACCTTGTGTTACTGCATTTTCCACCGTTTTCCCGCTCTCCATCGAATTGCTCTCTTTCTCACAATTGCAGCATCCTGCAAATAAAACCACGAAAACCAAAACCGGTATAAATTTAAAGATGTGTAGTCTCATCATAAAACCTTGTAAACAATCAGAATTGTAGCCGAAAGATATAAAATTGCATTCAGTATTGTGGGAATATCTTTGAATAAAATTTCAATCGTGCTCTCTCCTCTATGATGAAGATAAACAAGATACATGTATCTGTAAATTCCAAACACTACAAATCCCGTTGTATAGATCAGTTTTTCAGTTCCAAATGTTTCAACAGTTCTCTGTGAAACTGTGTAAAGAGTGTAAAAAACGATTACACTTCCCGCAGAAACAGCAGATATCTGATCGATAAATCTGCGTGAATAATTCTCAAGCACTCTTCTGACCGGTACTGAATCCTGATCTTCCGAGCTGAGAAGTTCCGATTCCGACATTCTTTTCATCACCGCAAGAAAAAGAGAAATGAAAAGTGTAATAAGAATCAACCAGCTCGAAGCTTCCACTCCGATTACCACTGTTCCCGCCCAAACTCTTAAGATAAAACCGCCCGCTATTGAAAAAATATCCAAAAGCACAATGTTTTTCAGCTTAAATGAGTAGGCAGTGTTAAGCAGGATGTATAAAATTATGATGATCTGAAAATGAAAATTCAGTTTTAAGGAGAAAAGAACAACCAGTACACCCAGCCCCAGCAATACAAAAAGAGCATTTTGAACTGATATTTCACCCGCCGGTATGGGCCTGAATCTCTTCTTCGGATGCAGCCTGTCCCTGTCCTTGTCAATAATATCGTTCAGGACATATACAATGCTCGAAGCAAAGTTGAAAGCTACAAATCCTAAAAGTGAG
This genomic window from Ignavibacteria bacterium contains:
- a CDS encoding decaprenyl-phosphate phosphoribosyltransferase — translated: MIFKKYLRLIRAPHWIKNVFLFVPLVYSRKLFNADDLILSLLGFVAFNFASSIVYVLNDIIDKDRDRLHPKKRFRPIPAGEISVQNALFVLLGLGVLVVLFSLKLNFHFQIIIILYILLNTAYSFKLKNIVLLDIFSIAGGFILRVWAGTVVIGVEASSWLILITLFISLFLAVMKRMSESELLSSEDQDSVPVRRVLENYSRRFIDQISAVSAGSVIVFYTLYTVSQRTVETFGTEKLIYTTGFVVFGIYRYMYLVYLHHRGESTIEILFKDIPTILNAILYLSATILIVYKVL
- a CDS encoding ferrous iron transport protein A, producing MEKRTLDSARKGKYFTVMALPHGVLKVQLIRFGISEGDRIFCLERLPGGTVVIQKNRQEIALGYELASQILISEEL
- a CDS encoding ABC transporter permease; amino-acid sequence: MKTKKRDFLFYLAPPGFWLFIFFFIPLVLIAGYAFAIKDAYGGIKEGFTFENFSQVFEPLYLGVFVRSLLVSFGVTVTTVLLGYPVAYYLSFTRSRLKYFLLFCITLPLWTNFLVKVYSFIILLGENGLVNNFLIWCGLVDKPLALINNTFSLFLSFVYINLPFLIMPVYASLDKIDHSYIEASQDLGAGRVKTFWKIIVPWSAPGLAAGIVFVFVPTLTNFLVPEFLGGINNYMIGNLITQQFSHARNLPLGAAFSSIIVLLVVILTAAYLKYFNPYTQHEDSNER
- a CDS encoding HlyC/CorC family transporter; amino-acid sequence: METQLLLLGILILMSAFFSGTEMAYIVSNKLKIEIKAGKNNPGAKAAHYFINNPEKFFSTLLIGNNIANITFASISTIFLVDHFGLNEFEILIISTLVILFFGELIPKYIGRELSTTLLLVFAIPMRGLYVIFYPLVKLASYFTLLISRKKSTSDSLLDLVRREDLQLLIEEGENAGNVNKKEGQAIRKLIDMQDQRVNEAMRPRTEIVGVEINSSLEEVIETFIESGYSKLPVYEDNLDNITGFVLAYDLFKQPANLSEIVRQILNVPETKKSVDMLNDFLRERISIAVVIDEFGGTAGIVTAEDLIEEVFGEIKDEYDVEENVCRQTGDNEYLIGGDVEVDSINEKFDLGIPDGDYNTIGGFIMAETGRIPAQGEIVTAGLFKVHIIRSSARRIEMIKLSRIEDV
- a CDS encoding CotH kinase family protein, with protein sequence MNTTKLNPIIKFLVLLFLFPFFAQAQFTSSNLPIVIINTNGQIIIDDEKITADMGVIYNGEGVRNYMTDPRNHYNGKIGIEIRGSSTQMFPKKGYAVETRDSTGENLNVQLLGMPSENDWVFNAEYNDKTLMRNVLVYDMARRTMKYASRSRYFELVLNGEYIGTYVLLEKIKNDKNRVYIKELDPEDITDDALTGGYIVKVDKLDGEDNGGWYSNYPPYPGATQSIYYQFHIPKASDIVPQQINYIKAFVTNFESVMASPQYEDSLYGYPSIIDETSFADMFLISEVSRNVDAYRLSAYMYKDRDSRDRKLYAGPAWDFNHSLGNANYYDSWLGNGWQLDVLTSDTSFLYNDYFQVPFWWKKFKDSPRFKAKVKERWAILKNTAFDKNRIFGVIDSLVTYLNESQTRNFQKWPILGQWVWPNWYVGQTYQDEITYLKNWINGRLLWVNYAINLFTSTEDEKPLPEDILLISNYPNPFNPVTNVDYQIPGNGTANISVFSADGSLVSTLFSGEVTKGRYKVEFDAGNLRLASGFYPVVISYYPENGVMQKKTAKVIYLK
- a CDS encoding transcriptional repressor encodes the protein MKNNQATELFRDFLKRGSNRITPERFEVLEAALEFDGHFSADELFISMKNNHSHVSRATVYNTLELLCQAELLSLRNFSNKVNYYESNFKRQNHFHLVCMDCGRIVEFTEHRLEEMSKEIGENLGYKTSSYSYNIFARCEKKPDCPWYNGKKNA
- a CDS encoding extracellular solute-binding protein, coding for MNGNAGEERFEKQSIKVSKGTVFTAFTIGLFLLFPVIITMIFSFNESNRITSWEGFSLKWYRSAFENISLWAAIKNTVIVAVANTFFSTILGTLAAYGMARYNFKFKSVFRNFIYIPVILPEVIFGIALLTLFNALGLGLGLTTVIISHITFSVSFVILIVGARLDHFDFKLEEASLDLGATPSATFFKVVLPVIYPGVLSAAIFAFTLSVDDFIITFFTAGTGASTLPVKIYSMIKFAITPEINAVSTILIILTSIALVSSFFLQKSNLLEKIKPRYIVSVFIIFTLGIASVSFYLGNREQLNVFIWTEYIDQKIIDEFEAKYDIKVNLDYYSNNEEMLSKLQMGYNGYDLIFPSDYMVDIMLKKGMLRKIDKETLTNYRFIDRSFKSGYFDPKGDFHIPYAYGYMGIVYNREMVKNPPASWSILWDERYKGKIIMMNDMREVFSVVYNYLGMDIEKRSEVDLERALTMLKDQKRLLKKYESSVVQEYLYSGEVWLAHTDLGTALKIMQNDPKFDFIAPIEGTNIFLDNMSIPAQAPNWQNALKFINFLLEPRNTALNIAKVLYPMPNTGAVEFLPEQIKKNKLLFPTPEQIKSFTMLKDLGDFNTKLDIAWTRLMNY
- a CDS encoding DUF393 domain-containing protein, whose product is MSDIPKDKFVILFDGVCNFCNFWVNFIIDRDKNDKFRFASLQSELGQETLSKLKLSQTDFDTFILLNGENHFTSSSAGLRVARELGGFFGLLYIFIIVPPFIRNGVYSLIARNRYRFFGREEVCRIPTPETRKKFLG
- a CDS encoding glycosyltransferase family 2 protein codes for the protein MQKISISIITLNEEKNIARCLKSVAWADEIIVVDSGSKDGTVEIAKSLGAKVIHNDWKGFSEQKDFALRSCSNEWVLSLDADEEVSEELKNEITGTLQAVPSFDGFYIPRKTFFNGKWIKSCGWYPGFQLRLFKKSLTKLTDRKVHEGFVVNGKIGYLKGDILHYTHFDLKSTFAKINNYSTLEAEESFLTKRSTPLNFIVNPLAAFLQHYILRRGFTDGVEGLIISILHALTNLLTYMKIWEMRREKKI
- a CDS encoding ABC transporter ATP-binding protein, whose product is MLELRNITKTFGKTTVVDNISITIGEGEFFCLLGPSGCGKTTLLRMIAGFETPTKGSIILNGLDITSLPAYKRDFNLVFQNFALFPHLSVYDNVAYGLKVKRVAASEIEERVNQTLDSLGLQGFGKRLPSTLSGGQQQRVAVARAIINRPKILLLDEPLSSLDKKIAERTLMELTDLQKNLGITFLYVTHNQHEALSLADRIALINNGKISQLASPAELYEKPADRFTAGFIGKMNFLPAEVLSRDDNHYKIRLFDSHTINFKSNGEFRLGNSSYFCLRPENISISTNPDQITGNSLPAVLKHRVYLGDSLDFEFVTENGTPLHVKSHRHLGNGDLNSIIPGAQCFLKWEDSSGWIVSEN